A window of the Miscanthus floridulus cultivar M001 chromosome 14, ASM1932011v1, whole genome shotgun sequence genome harbors these coding sequences:
- the LOC136504792 gene encoding uncharacterized protein — protein sequence MPMAPDRPLEAFLAATRGAIAHLHLPVIHIPGSHSGPNPIPKEPEADCLLHLHVVVTNFLHKPLKSFARCFKPKRRGGKQSPPLHWDHSNGATPKQQLELPLCIAFDAFAHNLHLLEDACRQKGEEFGLATRQLEQFVVLRKIIDGKRADFDGFLSNLGFAKVGALPPRARIMGGASPVPAPAPVSDQEDGGGIGDSDQEDGGGIGDSEAVDNASGTQQPAQILPARLLNIPLSNVERLRSTLSAVSLTELIELVPQLVSRSSTSADAHPDKKKLFSVQDFFRYAEIEGKRFFEGLDRDGDGQVTLEDLEIAMRKRRLPRRYARELFRHTRSNFFSKSIGWKQFLSLMEQKEATILRAYTTLCLSKSGTLHKHQILTSLKGAGLPANEDNAIAMLRYLNSDSKASISYGHFRNFMLLLPSERLEDDPRNIWFEAATVVAVPPPIEISTGSVLKSALAGGLASALSTSLLHPIDSMKTRVQASTLSFPELISKLPQIGLQGLYRGSIPAILGQFSSHGLRTGIFEASKLVLINVAPTLPEIQVQSMASFCSTVLGTAVRIPCEVLKQRLQAGIFNNVGEAIVGTMRQDGPKGFFRGTGATLCREVPFYVAGMCLYAEAKKAAQHVLKRDLEAWETVAVGALSGGLAAIVTTPFDVMKTRMMTAPPGTPVSMQMIVFSILRNEGPLGLFKGAIPRFFWIAPLGAMNFAGYELAKKAMIEDESKSRESIEEKKTMVGSRG from the exons ATGCCCATGGCGCCCGACCGCCCCTTAGAAGCCTTCCTCGCAGCCACCCGTGGCGCCATCGCGCACCTTCACCTTCCCGTCATCCACATCCCCGGATCCCATTCCGGTCCCAATCCCATCCCCAAGGAACCCGAGGCCGActgcctgctccacctccacGTCGTCGTCACCAACTTCCTCCATAAGCCCCTCAAGTCATTCGCCAGGTGCTTCAAGCCCAAGCGGCGGGGAGGCAAACAATCCCCGCCGCTCCACTGGGATCACAGCAATGGCGCCACCCCGAAGCAGCAACTGGAGCTCCCGCTCTGCATTGCGTTCGACGCCTTCGCCCACAACCTGCACTTGCTGGAGGATGCCTGCAGGCAGAAAGGTGAAGAATTTGGTTTGGCTACCCGACAGCTCGAGCAATTTGTGGTTCTCAGGAAGATAATCGATGGGAAGAGGGCCGATTTCGATGGGTTCCTTTCCAACCTGGGCTTTGCAAAGGTTGGGGCACTGCCGCCACGAGCAAGGATCATGGGTGGTGCGTCCCCTGTCCCTGCACCAGCACCAGTAAGCGACCAGGAGGATGGTGGTGGAATTGGGGACAGCGACCAGGAGGATGGTGGTGGAATTGGGGACAGCGAGGCAGTGGACAATGCTAGTGGTACACAGCAGCCAGCACAGATATTGCCTGCCCGGCTGCTTAACATTCCTTTGTCAAATGTGGAGCGTCTGCGGTCTACGCTGTCGGCAGTTTCACTGACAGAACTCATTGAATTAGTCCCGCAGCTGGTGAGCAGATCATCAACATCGGCAGATGCACATCCTGACAAGAAGAAGCTTTTCTCAGTGCAAGACTTCTTCAGATATGCAGAAATTGAAG GAAAGCGATTCTTTGAAGGGTTAGACAGAGATGGTGATGGCCAAGTCACTCTAGAAGATCTCGAAATTGCAATGAGGAAGAGGCGGTTACCAAGGAGGTATGCTAGAGAATTGTTCCGCCATACAAGAAGCAACTTCTTTTCGAAATCAATTGGGTGGAAGCAATTTTTATCCTTGATGGAACAGAAGGAggcaaccattctccgagcaTATACCACGTTGTGTTTGAGCAAGTCTGGAACACTTCACAAGCATCAAATTTTGACTTCCTTGAAAGGTGCTGGACTTCCGGCCAATGAAGATAATGCCATTGCCATGCTACGGTATCTAAATTCTGATTCAAAAGCATCAATCTCATATGGCCATTTCCGGAACTTCATGCTTCTACTTCCTTCAGAACGCCTTGAGGATGATCCTCG GAACATCTGGTTTGAAGCTGCTACTGTTGTTGCTGTTCCCCCACCTATAGAAATATCCACAGGAAGTGTTTTGAAGTCTGCTTTAGCTGGAGGTCTTGCAAGTGCGCTCTCTACCTCTCTGCTGCATCCTATTGATTCAATGAAG ACACGTGTCCAAGCATCTACACTCTCATTTCCAGAGCTCATTTCAAAGCTTCCACAAATTGGGCTTCAGGGATTGTATCGAGGTTCTATCCCAGCAATTCTCGGCCAGTTTTCAAG CCATGGTTTGAGGACAGGAATCTTTGAAGCAAGCAAGCTTGTATTAATTAATGTCGCTCCGACACTTCCAGAGATTCAG GTGCAATCAATGGCTTCCTTCTGCAGCACAGTCCTAGGGACTGCAGTCCGTATACCTTGTGAGGTTCTTAAGCAGCGTTTGCAAGCTGGAATCTTCAACAATGTAGGGGAGGCAATTGTTGGCACCATGCGACAAGATGGCCCAAAGGGATTTTTTCGTGGCACTGGGGCCACACTCTGTCGCGAGGTTCCGTTCTATGTTGCTGGAATGTgcctctatgcagaggctaagaaG GCAGCACAGCATGTTTTGAAGAGAGACTTGGAAGCATGGGAAACAGTGGCAGTGGGAGCATTGTCTGGAGGACTTGCGGCAATAGTGACCACTCCATTTGACGTGATGAAGACGCGGATGATGACTGCCCCTCCAGGCACACCAGTGTCTATGCAGATGATAGTCTTCTCCATCCTTAGAAATGAGGGTCCACTTGGGCTTTTTAAGGGCGCGATCCCCCGCTTCTTCTGGATTGCCCCTCTTGGTGCAATGAACTTTGCAGGCTACGAGCTTGCCAAGAAGGCGATGATCGAAGATGAGAGCAAGTCCAGAGAATCAATAGAGGAGAAGAAAACCATGGTGGGTTCCAGAGGATAA
- the LOC136504644 gene encoding glyceraldehyde-3-phosphate dehydrogenase GAPB, chloroplastic-like, which translates to MTTTHSYTGDQWLLDASHRDLRRARAAALNIVPTSTGAAKAVALVLPQLKGKLNGIALRVPTPNVSVVDLVINTVKTGITADDVNAAFRKAADGPLKGVLSVCDVPLVSVDFRCSDVSSTIDASLTMVMGDDMVKVVAWYDNEWGYSQRVVDLAHLVAAKWPGAAVGSGDPLEDFCKDNPETDECKVYEA; encoded by the exons ATGACGACAACTCACTCGTACACCGGCGACCAGTGGCTGCTGGACGCGTCCCACCGTGACCTCCGGAGGGCCCGCGCGGCGGCGCTGAACATCGTGCCGACGAGCACGGGCGCCGCCAAGGCCGTGGCGCTGGTGCTGCCCCAGCTGAAGGGGAAGCTAAACGGCATCGCGCTCCGTGTGCCGACCCCGAACGTGTCCGTGGTGGACCTGGTGATCAACACCGTGAAGACGGGCATCACGGCGGACGACGTGAACGCGGCGTTCCGCAAGGCCGCCGACGGCCCGCTGAAGGGCGTGCTGTCGGTCTGCGACGTGCCGCTCGTGTCCGTGGACTTCAGGTGCTCCGACGTGTCCTCCACCATCGACGCGTCGCTCACCATGGTCATGGGCGACGACATGGTCAAGGTCGTCGCCTGGTACGACAACGAATGGGGCTACAG CCAACGCGTGGTGGATCTGGCGCACCTGGTGGCGGCCAAGTGGCCCGGCGCGGCGGTGGGCAGCGGCGACCCTCTGGAGGACTTCTGCAAGGACAACCCCGAGACCGACGAGTGCAAGGTGTACGAAGCATGA